The Rhopalosiphum maidis isolate BTI-1 chromosome 2, ASM367621v3, whole genome shotgun sequence genome segment ttctAGCAAATAAACCACTTTTGCTTCTTGTTTAACATACTCTACTtcctaataaatatgtatatttactagataaaatataataaatcataaataaaaatagaaatttactTGAATGACATTCATAGATGCGGCACCAGCTCTACCGACATTGATGGTGATTGGTTTAACTAGGGCTGATCGGgcaaaattttgaattttttttggcATAGTGGCtgaaaataacaatgtttGTCTCTGaccctaaaatataaatgaataataaagaattattagttattataattaaagtgtttgagatgatatttataaataattgaagatatacttgaaaaaatgaaaatattgttctcACATCTTCTTCAAAACCCATATCAATCATTCTATCAGCTTCATCCATACAAAGATagctagtaaataatattaatgtttattacattttaatactttaaaaatgtaagatttaaatgtattaacgtACCGACAGACTtccaaatttatcattttcttaTCTAACATATCCATTAGTCGACCAGGAGTTGCTACCATTATGTGTACACctctaagtaatataaataaaagtaaaaaatattatataaatatataatcaatttatttagaaataaaaatgataataaatttaaaactacctTTTAATAACATCAAGTGATTCAAATACGGGTATACCTCCTATAGCTAAACATGATCTAAGTCTCGGGTAATTGGCTCGCTCCAGATATGTCATATAGtgattaataatatcgaaTGTTTGTTTTGCCAGTTCTCTAGATGGACAAATGattaaacctataaaatacaaaatagatcaaatattaatcattaatatatttacaaaatattaaattttaataccataCGGTCCTTCATTAGGCTTGAatggtaattttatttcttgttctagacaaaacattaaaagtgGTAGTACAAAAACCAATGTCTTACCACTACCTGTAAATGCTATACCAATCATATCTCTTCcagataatctaaaataacatataaatattttgtaaaaataaatattaatttaaattaataataaccttattagatcaatttgttttataaaatacatacacagTGGGAATTCCTTGGACTTGAATTGgtgttggttttttaatacctTTTTGAGAAAGTCCAGCCATAATACCtttgtttaatttcatttCTCTAAATGATTTGAGCGGAGGAGGAATTTCATCACCTTCAACTAGTATGCGTAACTTAAGACGTATATTTTCATGACGTTCTTCTGGCATGGCTAAAATATATCGAGGAGCTGTCCAACTgaaatgaacaaataacattttagcaaacttttgaaataaatttaattttaatgttgttttaaCTAATGTTTATTGTAACCTTGTTTTAATTGGATCATCATATTGGATACCTTTAGCCAATTCTGCCACACCCATTAAGGCTTTTTTCTCCGCAACGCTTTCCaaaattttttcttcttcttttaACTGTTTTTCCATTTCACTTTCTTTTTttgctatattttatgtaacataatatttgaatgttttatatttatataaaatttaataaaaataaaataatcttaccTTCAGCAAGTTTCTTAAGTTCTGTGTGTTGATCTAAAAGACTAATGTTTGATTTTCTACCCCATACTTGTCCTTCAGTTTCatcatcatcaaattcatCACTCGATGATTTAACTTTTCCAGATTCTTCTTTAagctaaaaaacattttaaatactatttatttaatttattgattaaactttaaaaaaaattacagtatcaaattaatattacctttGAAAGTCTACCTAATCTGAGTAGCTCTTGTTTTTTTCGTTCTCTGACGGGCACATATGGTACATATTCATCATCAGAATTGGAGTCTACATCATCCCGTCGATACCGCTGAAGCAAATAATACAAAGTAAATATtggaaatttgaaaaacaatcgaaataatatttcaaaaaccttGATGTTGTTAGTCAATATTACCTTATGCGGCACTTTAAATTCAGACATATTAGTTaagatgtttaattattaaatgtgcagacaaaaaaaaaaaagccaaacaataactttgttttatttttatgtttgcattttaaaaattcaaaattgaacATGTAAACGACTTGAATCGTATAAACAACCTTCCATATTACTATCACTAAAGATTTACTGTtctcatatattttatcacgcATAAGCATAGATAATAGTGATTGATAACTTCTGATAAGCGCTATCGTCACAGAAAATCCACATTATGTGATACCACCGGAAAACGGAATGAACAACTTACGGTGTACATATAGTGGCCTATATACAACgccattgataattttttaaaaccaaattcattaaaaaaaataatttaataatagaacagtacctactaaaaaaatggataggatataataatataacctacGCTAGTACGAAAGAAGGAAAAGTCCCACTGACAGTCTGTAATGAGTAAACCAATGGGGTTTGGTCGTCATCAGGCACATACCACGGTGGCACGGTGGGGGAGGGGGGTGTTTTGGGTGTTCAAACACcccctaaaatattttggtttttgtatggttatttaatttatttattcaattttaatgttaattttattatatcaatgtttgtattaaaaaaagtattgtaagtatacctataatttttcatacattttttttgtatattcattaaaaaaagttctacCTACTTTTCATtaactgattttcaaaaacaccaCCAAAACTTTTTTCTGCTTAAGTTCCTGattttatacaactatatgatagtttaatataggtagtagTAATAgacactaaataattatattcattagaccggtataataacaattcatcataatttttttttatcttgttCTATGAAACTTGTTGTATTAGTAGGACCTCCAACTTTTAACACTGTTTGAAGGATAACCTGATATGCGTGATTGGTGACGCATCAGTTATTGTACACTCACAGGCCATCACTTCAGGCACACAGCCAGAATATTTCTACTAGGGGAGCCAATAATTTTTGgcccttttattattttccatatttttttccaatgaaATATACTTGTAGAGGACTTTTTCCTCACAATAATCATTAGCTAACCTACCGCCTAGTTGGTATGCCTTACAaagaatcaaattaatttaaaatatttacctttgGTCGGTAGTTGATGTCAAGCTATACGTAGTTGTGGAGAAAGTGGAGTATCCCACTCTAACTTAACCTAGGTAAGGCGCGTGGGACCGGGATAGTCGTGGGGCGGGACTTTGATTGCAGGTGTCTGGACGATAATAGACAATCGAATAGTCCATCGGCTTATCGGTTACCATCAAACACGTTGTACGTACTAtatggtaattaattttaaattaattattctatattattgttttggtaTGAGCGTATGTCTACCTAGTTATacattacaacattttatattttttggcaTATATGTTGTTGGTTgagaacaataatatcatcataaattgtgtaaaataataatatattatttacattaacgtttaattgaattaaaaaatcagataAAGGTACTGTGTACATTAAAATCTATAGTCTACCCAGAACTGCATACAACATTTTCGAGCAGCATCAGAAACATccgtgaaattaattatttactataataataattaatttaatcatatatcaCAAGCCAACTTGTAGAGTGTGTAGGTACTCCGAGAATACAACTGACGTTCTCGTGATTATTTGGTGATTACATGTGtatggtatttatatatgaatactatataaattataggcctatatgtttataatttatatgtttatatacgaaaatattgatttaatatatttgtatgcgcTGTGCAGTAACAAagcattatgtaatatgtgatATGCGACTACAGCGTGTCCCGAAAGTATCGTACCACCTTTAGAACGACCCGCGTGCGATATATCTGTCTTAAAAACCTATAACAGCAAATTTTACGTTAACAACAATCCATCGGTTTATTCcgcaatttttaacttaaaagagTGAATTGgtcttgtataaaatataaaggtaaGATAATTATCTAGAGCTCCTGGTatcttttttcttattttaattacaaagcATGTTATGgtggtatttttatatcaataaaaaccaCTGAGACACCTAAGATAACAATCTTAACTTTGAGTTTTATGACTGGTCGATTCATTCTacctagttttaaaaataacagagtAAAATGGATCGGCCTGGTCGTAAAATTTGGTATATCGTAcgtttgtaagacggagacgcCACATGACGTGGTGTCTCTTTTAAGCGTCTCCGAGAAATCACCGCACGTCAGTCAGTATAGAATGTATAGATCCGGTCTTATCAACAGTAGATTACTATTCATGAGaaaatattctgtttatacatttctctAGTAGATCGCcgttgaaaaaaatcatattcagTTATCAATGTAATCAGAGCGATACAGACTTTTGGGACGTGCCGTATGACGGGTGTTCAAATACACGGTGTTTACTAGTTGCGGTCAACCAACTAAAAGGTTACTTACTAATTGCGGTCACTGTTTGTGCTTTTATAACTCAATAGTGggataaaagtacaaaaataaattacaatttcttaaatatattgtatttttatatttcaaaaacaacagTAATCGACTTCAGTTTaagtttagtattataaatttataattatcatatcgtcttttatgaaataaactaCTGTGACggttaataatcatttaagattactatacagtatattatatagtataaacttaCATAACATGGTATTTAATAGCTCTAAAGTCAACtccaatataaaagtatagaacttattgtacatacaaaaaacaaaaacaatctcCAGATTGGACTACTTAAAAACCGTGggctttaaatttcaaattatgttttttaggtATACTCATTATAATCATTCGATCACCCATATAACCCTACCGCACTTACATCCGAACAATTAAATGGTGCCACGATCGCACATATCGCGCAggaatttgtatataaatacgaaCGATTAATGGATTTGAATTGTAATGTCAGTCCATCAGCCATAAACgcacatacaatttataatcacAACAATATCATTGGTTTTATGTACtatgtgttaatatttatgtgtcgcgttaataaaatgtatcaccAAGAAATCAACTCCGAGTGACTTATTGTCGCACAGCGCCGATCTACCGCGGAACACGCTGCACAtatcgaaataattttataaaaccgtACTTTAATACACACAACCGAAAAACAATATGCTTTTCTGTCGCACGCCGTCGTCTCTGTGTTCGCTTTTACGGTACTGTTCACTGTTGAATGTCTTATACTTTGATCCCACCCAATCGCGGGAAACTCTCATTCAATTCGATAAATGTTATGATTGTATAGCATCGGATTGCCACAAAACAGAAAAACATAAATGCTTTCTCGTATTAAACAATTACACGTATTGTTACTATTGTGAACATAATTCTATACGCGGTGACCAGCAGTTCTACACTAAGTCTGATTCAGTATTGGGAAGGAACTCGTTCCAAAAGGAACGGATTCCTGGAATGAAGCTTGGAACTgctttctttaaaaataagggAAAAAGGGAATAAACGAATTCTTTATATTGAGGAACGTGAACAAAAATCACAGTTCctcttgaaattttaaaaaataaattttttatttaatttagtttttaaaaatcagataaaataaagacaaattaaatctatattattaattattatacattttcatttttttatatattaattcagtAGTTTAGTATTCAGTTCCTGTttagattcattttttaaaattctaattcatttatcatttttatcattcatttattgacatcaaaaataaaaaggtaatatTCTAAAACCGCTAGATTgggtaagttaaaaaaaaatggaacaaTAAATGGAACGAGTTCATATATTAGGAACTGAACTAGGAACGGAACgagatacatttaaaaagaaacTTTCCCAACACTGGTCTGATTGCGAGACGAAGTGTGAGGACAAGACAAAGTGCAAGTGTGACGGTTTGTGTTACGCGTGCGCGATGAAAAGCCACCCGATTCGTCGGAACGTGGCGAAGTGGACTACATGTTTGACGATTCTTGCAAGAAGGTTCCGTTCAAACCTCAGCCATAAggtttggtaaaaaaataattacatttttatacatatttatacatttaatcatCACAACGATGACTTTAATATCAAGGTTTTATGCCacacaatatttttgcataagATATATTAGCCGCTTCAATGACTTTTTGCCAACCGTTCACCGAaactttgtttattattattattaaattttattgtataatttatctacattatcattgttatataggtatttatttagttaagtaagtcgataaattattctaaaattatatcatgtaatCGGTGCACATATgccattttatgtattattgcatgaataataatctattactctatctcataaatattttgtgccTTAGCGCGTTTTTTGTTGGTAGTGTTATCAAGTTGCAAGCTACTTTAGACCTAATccacataatatagaaaataagtttccccaaatataataagtggaactttcgatatttatattatatcttttttaagtcataaaaattatgtaacaacTTTTTCACGCGTGTAAACTGCCGGCAGCGACCTATGTTGAACGACGATGCAACCGTTATTGGTATGTAAAATTGGCGGGGGACGCGCGAGTTTGGACGCATTTTGGTAGTCGCACAGATGCGTTCTTTGGTGGGCCAGAGTATAGTGTAGAATGTAGATATAACTAAGCCGACGGATTGGCTCATCATATCTTAGACCAGTGTTGAGCTCAAgacttgtttataatattattataataattatctcgGGGAGGCAGAATAAAAAGGTTAGtatctactattataataaaataatatttcatcatttataattatattgtgaaaAACTCATGGACATGGTTTGCTTTattctacttttaaaataatttataaattaattaatgtacgaAGGGCACCCACGTACATAGCgcctatgtattatacatttcctaTCATTTTTAACGGTGCAAGACCATAATAAAATGGCTTTTATTAaagccaataatattattgaataaaaccaGACGTTATGGCGAATGAAAACAACATCGTTTAAACCACACGTTCTACAGAAACGTGCTCAGATAACGCTTCTATATTATGCATACGATATTGTATCGACCGCGAAGTAGCAACGGACATCGGCAGCAATCGCTGAACACTTGAGTGGACATTCTCCTACTGTACGGCTGATACCCGTATAGTGGCCAGGGGAGACCATAAAACAGCCCTTTTCAAGGCCTCCAAATCTTAGTCCCCCCGAGCGCACCTGCCTATGTCCCGCAACTCCTGTCGGCcctgtattcaaatttattttagcgGGCTTGATACAGCGGGACGTGCCCCACCCCTGATTGTACGAAACAAATACATTCCCCAATTTACAGCGAAGATCCCGCCCGCCAGATCGAAGACATCGAATCGCCGGGCGTACGATACTAAGCTCTCCACTacgtaattgtatataattcgtattttaaataaaaataaagaactaATTGATTACTGATGAGTCTGAGGATTAAGTTATTACGAGGCAGTGACTCGCCGTTCGTGAGCATTTTAGTATCACATTTGATACttgaatgtcaaataaaatattgcatcTCCGTGGTATAATATGAGGCTGATGCATTCtactgataattataaatgaaatattaattatttgtaatacatgtttatttaggttttttatttgaaaatcaaatatattaatatattcatgtatatatataacagttttgtttaaaacaatgtttacaattttgtttctTTATTGTACAGCTAAGTATATGATAgcaggtatttaatattcttatattgatttatgacataatttatgattttttaacccattataaattatttttttattcatattattacctatgttaaataaaaacaaaactatttattaagaataaaatattattttaatttattatattattttatatatcataatttattattattaaatttattttacgctTTGTTTATGTGTAAACAATTACTTacgtgtttaaatttaaataaatacagataacaataaacatacatgatgtgtgtatttatgtaatgaattattacacattttaattaatataattcacaataaaattataaatacatttccgATTTTGTTCTATTTCagaaaaagaataaaacaaaataaataaatttccgCATATAGCcaggaaaaaaaactatgtatacgagtacatattttaacttttaattaatttttttttttactttctgtactcatgtattaaataaataataatgaatatagatataaaaattgttaagcatatttgtgttataaatgcatattttatgatttttttgataatatcaatttaatttctcatttaacaatattatcttatttactaaaaacaattacttttaaaaatttatctacTGATGTTAAACTCGtggatgaataataatttgtttcagtaagtaagaataaaaatgttttaattcattcaaagtaaatattatagtatagaaagtaatgaaatattttgatcaatatatacttacaatttaatacacttaacaaacactattaaattttaaaaaaatgtggcaGATTTCtcgaaataaatcataattgtttCTGGATTTAGTTCAGGTTTTATTGATTTCAATACTTCGAATAGATGACAATACGTATATTCcattttattaggtaataatgCAAACACTAATGGGAAAACATTACTGTACTGTAAACCGTGTATGGTGtatctgtaaaataatatagtaatttaaacatttattatataatatattatagtttcattacgttattttcagttatcttttttttacttaggGGAGTGCAATCGATCATGTTTTAAGGAaagtaacataaataaattgacaCGACTGTATTAAGGTATTAAAGTGACTTCGTCGAATTATACTGTACAAAGATCGTAGTCGTAAATATTACCAAAACCGTTAAAACCTAAAACGATGACATAAATCGGCACTCAAATTAGTTATTGCttaattaactatttgattgtatttaatatttctaagttTATATTCAAGGATAATTcaaatagtatacataatcAAATGTTTAACTAAAGCGGTTCTATAATTATCTCCAAATCttcaataagaataattaataataatatttgaaattaaattttaccatagatatacttaaaagtatataactcatagttcataatattcataccaCCATATCATATAGACCACTGTTTTCGcgggtttatttaaataaaacaattatgtttGAATTATCCTTGAAAatagacttaaaaatatttactaaattaataagtagtcaatattcataaatctCTGAGATTTCTCTTAGACGATATTTGCTTATAGAAATACTTGAATATATTTGACTTTTactttatacatattgaaccattttcaaaattgtaaatatgtacaaaatgcTTTATAATCATAGCCTGCAGTGGACGGCAGAAACAgtgaaaatgatttattttatgtgtagtttaattaatatgacatTACATATTAGAAGCTTTTTTGCCTTTCCAGTAAGAAGTTTGACCTCGGATTACCTAAtacaaactaatttataaaatttaactattataataatttatattataatatgtcaggGCCACTTTTGTTGAGGgagctatattataaaaaatatgttggagTGATTTTCGACCCAAAGCTAAAGAAAACTGTATACCTAATTTTCCCTTTCACACACTTCACTGTCCTAAAAAATCCAATAAGAAgatgtattcaaaattaatattaattttatagttttttataactCGTTTATCAAAATGCATTTTC includes the following:
- the LOC113553492 gene encoding ATP-dependent RNA helicase abstrakt: MSEFKVPHKRYRRDDVDSNSDDEYVPYVPVRERKKQELLRLGRLSKLKEESGKVKSSSDEFDDDETEGQVWGRKSNISLLDQHTELKKLAEAKKESEMEKQLKEEEKILESVAEKKALMGVAELAKGIQYDDPIKTSWTAPRYILAMPEERHENIRLKLRILVEGDEIPPPLKSFREMKLNKGIMAGLSQKGIKKPTPIQVQGIPTVLSGRDMIGIAFTGSGKTLVFVLPLLMFCLEQEIKLPFKPNEGPYGLIICPSRELAKQTFDIINHYMTYLERANYPRLRSCLAIGGIPVFESLDVIKRGVHIMVATPGRLMDMLDKKMINLEVCRYLCMDEADRMIDMGFEEDVRTIFSFFQGQRQTLLFSATMPKKIQNFARSALVKPITINVGRAGAASMNVIQEVEYVKQEAKVVYLLECLKKTTPPVLIFAEKKQDVDAIHEYLLLKGVEAVAIHGGKDQEERSKSVDAFRKGQKDVLVATDVASKGLDFEEIQHVINYDMPDDVENYVHRIGRTGRSGKTGIATTFINKANDESVLLDLKHLLIEARQKVPLFLSELESENEKYLQLGDERGCSYCGGLGHRITDCPKLEAIQTKQASNIGRRDYLATSAADY